In one window of Bradyrhizobium sp. AZCC 1721 DNA:
- the trpB gene encoding tryptophan synthase subunit beta, translating to MNQRLPNSFRTGPDERGHFGNFGGRFVAETLMPLILDLEKAYAVAKADPSFQIEMNGYLKDYVGRPSPLYFAERLTEHLGGAKIYLKREELNHTGSHKVNNVLGQIMVARRMGKKRIIAETGAGQHGVATATLCARFGLECVVYMGAVDVARQAPNVFRMEMLGAKVVPVQSGTRTLKDAMNEALRDWVTNVHNTFYCIGTVAGPHPYPMMVRDFQSVIGEETRKQMQEAEGRLPDSLVACIGGGSNAMGLFHPFLDDPSVEIFGVEAAGHGLTQLHAASIAGGRPGVLHGNRTYLLMDDDGQIQDAHSISAGLDYPGIGPEHSWLHETGRVTYLSATDDEALAAFMLLSRLEGIPPALESAHAIAKVTELAPKRPKDHLMVVNLSGRGDKDIPQITEILKGRKQ from the coding sequence ATGAATCAACGCCTGCCCAATTCATTCCGCACCGGTCCCGACGAGCGCGGGCATTTTGGCAATTTCGGCGGCCGCTTCGTCGCGGAAACGCTGATGCCGCTGATCCTCGACCTTGAAAAAGCGTATGCGGTGGCCAAGGCCGATCCGTCGTTCCAGATCGAGATGAACGGCTATCTCAAGGATTACGTCGGCCGGCCGTCGCCGCTCTATTTCGCCGAGCGACTCACCGAGCATCTCGGCGGCGCCAAGATTTACCTGAAGCGCGAAGAGCTGAACCATACCGGCTCGCACAAGGTGAACAACGTGCTCGGCCAGATCATGGTCGCGCGCCGCATGGGCAAGAAGCGCATCATCGCCGAGACCGGCGCCGGCCAGCACGGCGTCGCCACCGCGACGCTGTGCGCGCGCTTTGGTCTCGAATGCGTAGTCTATATGGGCGCGGTGGACGTCGCCCGTCAGGCACCGAACGTGTTCCGCATGGAGATGTTGGGCGCCAAGGTCGTGCCGGTGCAGTCGGGTACGCGTACGCTGAAGGACGCGATGAACGAGGCGCTGCGCGACTGGGTCACCAACGTGCACAACACTTTCTATTGCATCGGCACGGTGGCGGGGCCGCATCCCTATCCGATGATGGTGCGCGACTTCCAGTCGGTGATCGGCGAGGAAACGCGCAAGCAGATGCAGGAAGCCGAAGGCCGTTTGCCGGATTCGCTGGTCGCCTGCATCGGCGGTGGCTCCAATGCGATGGGCCTGTTTCATCCGTTCCTCGACGACCCCTCCGTCGAAATTTTCGGCGTCGAAGCGGCCGGCCATGGGCTGACGCAACTGCATGCCGCCTCGATCGCCGGCGGCCGCCCCGGCGTTCTCCATGGCAACCGCACCTATCTCTTGATGGACGATGACGGCCAGATCCAGGATGCGCATTCGATCTCGGCGGGCCTCGATTATCCCGGCATCGGCCCGGAGCATTCCTGGCTGCACGAGACCGGCCGCGTCACTTACCTTTCCGCGACCGACGACGAAGCGCTCGCCGCCTTCATGCTGCTGTCGCGACTGGAAGGCATCCCACCCGCGCTGGAATCTGCGCACGCGATCGCCAAGGTCACGGAGCTCGCGCCGAAGCGGCCGAAGGACCATCTGATGGTGGTCAATCTTTCCGGCCGTGGCGACAAGGACATTCCGCAGATCACGGAGATCTTGAAAGGCAGGAAGCAGTGA
- a CDS encoding phosphoribosylanthranilate isomerase — protein sequence MSLLVKICGLSTRETLEVALEAGADMVGFVFFSPSPRHLSLETARELGRQAKGRAAKVALTVDADDATLENIAETLQPDLLQLHGKESIARVRDIKQKFGLPVMKVIAVETSADLAALPGYASVADRILFDARAPKGATRPGGLGTVFDWHVLEKLDLQLPFMVSGGLSADNVADAIRVTRAGGVDVSSGVESAPGVKDPELIRHFIRAARATEELMVR from the coding sequence ATGTCCCTGCTCGTCAAAATTTGCGGCCTGTCCACGCGTGAGACGCTCGAGGTAGCGCTTGAGGCGGGTGCCGACATGGTGGGATTCGTGTTCTTCTCCCCGTCGCCGCGTCATCTCAGCCTCGAGACGGCGCGCGAACTCGGCCGGCAGGCCAAGGGCCGCGCGGCCAAGGTGGCATTGACCGTCGATGCCGACGACGCGACGCTTGAAAATATCGCCGAGACGCTGCAGCCGGACCTGCTGCAACTGCACGGCAAGGAAAGCATCGCGCGGGTGCGCGACATCAAACAAAAATTCGGACTGCCGGTCATGAAGGTGATCGCCGTTGAAACCTCGGCCGATCTCGCCGCGCTGCCGGGCTATGCGAGCGTTGCCGACCGCATCCTGTTCGATGCTCGCGCTCCCAAGGGCGCCACCCGTCCTGGCGGGTTGGGGACCGTGTTCGACTGGCACGTTTTGGAAAAGCTCGATCTCCAATTGCCCTTCATGGTCTCCGGCGGGCTCAGCGCCGACAATGTCGCGGACGCCATTCGCGTTACCCGCGCCGGCGGCGTCGATGTATCCTCGGGCGTGGAAAGTGCGCCCGGTGTCAAGGATCCCGAGCTGATCCGCCATTTCATTCGCGCCGCGCGCGCCACCGAAGAATTGATGGTCCGATGA
- the rpsA gene encoding 30S ribosomal protein S1, with the protein MASTTAASYNPTRDDFAAMLDESFAGGNLQESSVIKGKVVAIEKDMAVIDVGLKTEGRVALREFAGPGRESDLKVGDEVEVFLDRIENALGEAVLSRDKARREESWGKLEKAFNNNEKVHGVIFNQVKGGFTVDLDGAVAFLPRSQVDIRPIRDVAPLMNNSQPFQILKMDRRRGNIVVSRRTVLEETRAEQRQELVQNLEEGQVIDGVVKNITDYGAFVDLGGIDGLLHVTDIAWRRVNHPTEVLTIGQTVKVKIIKINHETHRISLGMKQLLDDPWQGIEAKYPLNARFTGRVTNITDYGAFVELEPGIEGLIHVSEMSWTKKNMHPGKIVSTSQEVEVQVLEVDSVKRRISLGLKQTMRNPWEVFVEKFPVGSVVEGEVKNKTEFGLFLGLDGDVDGMVHLSDLDWKLPGEQVIDNFKKGDMVKAVVLDVDVEKERISLGVKQLEGDPFAEPGDVKKGAVVTCEVLEVKEAGIEVKISGTDFTTFIKRSELARDRNDQRAERFAVGEKVDARVIQFDKKARKVQVSIKALEVAEEKEAIAQYGSSDSGATLGDILGTALKNREK; encoded by the coding sequence ATGGCTTCGACTACTGCTGCTTCTTATAATCCGACCCGCGACGATTTCGCTGCGATGCTGGACGAGTCCTTTGCCGGCGGCAATCTGCAGGAAAGCTCCGTCATCAAGGGCAAGGTGGTTGCAATTGAAAAGGACATGGCCGTCATCGATGTCGGCCTGAAGACCGAGGGCCGCGTGGCGTTGCGCGAATTCGCCGGCCCCGGCCGCGAAAGCGATCTCAAGGTCGGCGACGAGGTCGAGGTGTTCCTCGACCGGATCGAGAATGCGCTCGGCGAAGCCGTGCTGTCGCGCGACAAGGCGCGCCGCGAGGAAAGCTGGGGCAAGCTCGAGAAGGCCTTCAACAACAACGAGAAGGTTCACGGCGTCATCTTCAACCAGGTCAAGGGCGGCTTCACCGTCGACCTCGACGGCGCTGTCGCCTTCCTGCCGCGCTCGCAGGTCGATATCCGCCCGATCCGCGACGTCGCTCCCCTGATGAACAACTCGCAGCCGTTCCAGATCCTCAAGATGGATCGCCGCCGCGGCAACATCGTGGTGTCGCGCCGCACGGTTCTCGAAGAGACCCGCGCCGAGCAGCGCCAGGAACTGGTGCAGAACCTCGAAGAAGGTCAGGTGATCGACGGCGTGGTCAAGAACATCACCGATTACGGTGCGTTCGTTGATCTCGGCGGCATCGACGGCCTGCTCCACGTCACCGATATCGCCTGGCGCCGGGTCAATCACCCGACGGAAGTGCTGACCATCGGCCAGACCGTGAAGGTCAAGATCATCAAGATCAACCACGAGACCCACCGCATTTCGCTCGGCATGAAGCAGTTGCTGGACGATCCGTGGCAGGGCATCGAGGCGAAGTACCCGCTGAACGCGCGCTTCACCGGCCGCGTCACCAACATCACCGACTACGGCGCTTTCGTCGAACTGGAGCCGGGCATCGAAGGCCTGATCCATGTCTCGGAAATGTCGTGGACCAAAAAGAACATGCACCCCGGCAAGATCGTTTCGACCTCGCAGGAAGTCGAAGTGCAGGTGCTCGAAGTCGATTCGGTCAAGCGCCGCATCTCGCTCGGCCTCAAGCAGACCATGCGCAACCCCTGGGAAGTCTTCGTCGAGAAGTTCCCGGTCGGTTCGGTGGTCGAGGGCGAGGTCAAGAACAAGACCGAGTTCGGTCTGTTCCTCGGCCTCGACGGCGACGTCGACGGCATGGTCCATCTGTCCGACCTCGACTGGAAGCTGCCGGGCGAGCAGGTCATCGACAATTTCAAGAAGGGCGACATGGTCAAGGCCGTGGTGCTCGACGTCGATGTCGAGAAGGAACGCATCTCGCTTGGCGTCAAGCAGCTCGAAGGCGACCCCTTCGCAGAACCCGGCGACGTCAAGAAGGGCGCGGTCGTGACCTGCGAAGTGCTCGAGGTGAAGGAAGCCGGCATCGAGGTGAAGATCTCGGGCACCGACTTCACCACCTTCATCAAGCGCTCCGAACTGGCCCGTGACCGCAACGATCAGCGCGCCGAACGCTTCGCCGTCGGCGAGAAGGTCGATGCCCGCGTGATCCAGTTCGACAAGAAGGCCCGCAAGGTGCAGGTCTCGATCAAGGCGCTGGAAGTTGCCGAAGAAAAGGAAGCCATCGCGCAATACGGCTCCTCCGATTCGGGCGCGACGCTCGGCGATATTCTCGGCACGGCGCTCAAGAACCGCGAGAAGTAA
- the accD gene encoding acetyl-CoA carboxylase, carboxyltransferase subunit beta, producing MNWLTNVVRPKIRSILRRETPENLWIKCPDSGQLVFYKDVEANQFVIPGSNYHMRMGAVARLKSIFDNETWYDIALPEVTADPLKFRDERKYADRIKDARAKTGLNDAIKVGYGKLEGAGVVIAVQDFDFMGGSLGMAAGEAIVRGLELAVEKKSPFIVFAASGGARMQEGILSLMQMPRTTVGVQMLREAKLPYIVVLTNPTTGGVTASYAMLGDVQIAEPGALIGFAGARVIEQTIREKLPEGFQRAEYLLDHGMIDMVVHRHEMRSTLARLCRLLTKSPPLDVASKPLPQAIDPAQIVSAPEAVPAAPHA from the coding sequence ATGAATTGGCTCACCAATGTCGTACGGCCGAAAATCCGCAGCATCCTGCGCCGCGAGACGCCGGAGAATCTGTGGATCAAGTGCCCGGATTCCGGGCAGCTCGTGTTTTACAAGGACGTCGAGGCCAACCAGTTCGTCATTCCCGGCTCGAACTACCACATGCGCATGGGCGCGGTGGCGCGGCTGAAGTCGATCTTCGACAACGAGACCTGGTACGACATCGCGCTGCCTGAAGTGACAGCCGATCCGCTGAAGTTCCGCGATGAACGCAAATACGCCGACCGCATCAAGGACGCCCGCGCCAAGACCGGGCTGAACGACGCCATCAAGGTCGGCTACGGCAAGCTCGAAGGCGCCGGCGTCGTCATCGCGGTGCAGGATTTCGATTTCATGGGCGGCTCGCTCGGCATGGCCGCAGGCGAGGCGATCGTGCGCGGGCTCGAACTGGCGGTGGAAAAGAAGTCGCCGTTCATCGTGTTCGCGGCTTCCGGCGGCGCACGCATGCAGGAAGGCATCCTGTCGCTGATGCAGATGCCGCGCACCACCGTCGGCGTACAGATGCTGCGGGAAGCCAAGCTGCCCTACATCGTGGTGCTGACCAATCCGACCACCGGCGGCGTGACCGCATCCTACGCCATGCTGGGCGACGTGCAGATCGCCGAACCCGGCGCGCTGATCGGTTTTGCCGGCGCGCGCGTGATCGAGCAGACCATCCGTGAAAAATTGCCGGAAGGGTTCCAGCGCGCCGAATATCTGCTCGACCACGGCATGATCGACATGGTCGTGCATCGCCACGAGATGCGTTCGACGCTGGCGCGGCTGTGTCGGCTCCTGACCAAATCGCCGCCGCTTGACGTCGCCTCAAAGCCTTTGCCGCAGGCCATAGACCCGGCCCAGATCGTCTCGGCCCCGGAAGCGGTGCCGGCTGCGCCCCACGCGTGA
- the trpA gene encoding tryptophan synthase subunit alpha: MTTRIDARFAELAKEGRSAFVTFLMAGDPDPLTSLDIIKALPKAGADIIEIGMPFTDPMADGPSIQAAGLRALKGGMTLRKTLEMVRGFRKEDDTTPLVLMGYYNPIYIYGVDKFLADAKTAGVDGLIIVDLPPEEDDELCIPALQAGLNFIRLATPTTDDKRLPAVLANTSGFVYYVSITGITGAAAADSKVVGDAVARIKRHTKLPVCVGFGIRTPRAARAIAEKANGAVVGTALVDALRDSLDTQGQATTKTVAAVADLVASLAQGVRGAKQAAE, from the coding sequence GTGACCACCCGCATCGACGCACGCTTTGCCGAGCTCGCAAAAGAAGGCCGCTCGGCGTTTGTCACCTTCCTGATGGCCGGCGATCCCGATCCCTTAACTTCGCTCGACATCATCAAGGCGCTGCCCAAGGCGGGCGCCGATATCATCGAGATCGGCATGCCCTTTACCGATCCGATGGCGGACGGGCCGTCGATCCAGGCCGCGGGCCTGCGCGCGCTCAAGGGCGGCATGACCCTGCGGAAGACGCTCGAGATGGTGCGCGGCTTCCGCAAGGAGGACGACACCACGCCGCTGGTGCTGATGGGCTATTACAATCCGATCTATATTTATGGGGTCGACAAGTTCCTCGCCGACGCCAAGACCGCCGGCGTCGATGGCCTCATCATCGTCGACTTGCCGCCGGAGGAGGACGATGAGCTCTGCATTCCCGCGCTGCAGGCCGGGCTCAACTTCATCCGGCTGGCGACACCTACGACCGATGATAAACGCCTGCCCGCCGTGCTCGCGAATACTTCCGGCTTTGTCTACTACGTCTCGATCACTGGCATCACCGGCGCTGCGGCGGCCGATTCGAAGGTGGTCGGCGATGCGGTGGCCCGTATCAAGCGCCACACCAAGCTTCCGGTGTGCGTCGGCTTCGGCATCCGCACCCCGCGGGCGGCGCGCGCGATTGCCGAGAAGGCCAATGGCGCCGTGGTCGGCACCGCCCTGGTCGATGCGTTGCGCGACAGCCTTGATACCCAGGGGCAGGCAACCACCAAGACCGTGGCCGCGGTGGCCGATCTCGTGGCGTCGCTGGCGCAGGGCGTCCGGGGCGCGAAGCAGGCTGCGGAATAA
- a CDS encoding bifunctional folylpolyglutamate synthase/dihydrofolate synthase, which translates to MSLPAARSQPLGELIARLSALHPKRIDLNLDRMHRLLARLDHPERLLPPVIHVAGTNGKGSTIAYLRAILEAAGLRVHVYTSPYLVRINECFRLGQKGGGRLADDAELRRVLEYCEQVNAGDPITIFEMETVAAFCLFAEHDADVVLLETGLGGRLDATNVIDRPAATVITPVSMDHTEFLGNTLTAIAGEKAAIIKRGAPVICAEQAPEAMAVIEAQADRMRAPLHAAGQQWHVGVERGRLVYQDERGLMDLAAPKLFGRHQFDNAGLAIATLRAIEAFRIGMAAFEAGIVGAEWPARMQRLVSGALVDQGPKGCEIWLDGGHNAEGGRVAAAALGDLEERVSRPLVVIAGMMANKDAGAFLANFAGLTRHIVAVPIPGRDNAMPPDRLADAARALGMRVENAASVEAALHALSRLAYEVPPRILVAGSLYLVGHVLAINGTLPA; encoded by the coding sequence GTGAGCCTGCCTGCCGCCAGATCCCAGCCGCTCGGTGAATTGATCGCGCGGCTGTCTGCCTTGCATCCGAAGCGCATCGATCTCAACCTTGATCGGATGCACCGCCTGCTGGCGCGGCTCGATCATCCGGAGCGGCTGTTGCCGCCGGTGATCCATGTCGCCGGCACCAATGGCAAGGGCTCCACCATCGCCTATCTGCGCGCGATCCTGGAGGCTGCAGGCCTGCGCGTGCACGTCTACACCTCGCCCTATCTGGTCAGGATCAACGAGTGCTTCCGGCTGGGCCAGAAGGGCGGCGGCCGGCTGGCTGATGATGCCGAACTGCGCCGGGTGCTGGAGTATTGCGAGCAGGTCAACGCGGGCGATCCGATCACGATTTTCGAGATGGAGACCGTAGCGGCGTTCTGCCTGTTCGCGGAGCATGACGCCGATGTCGTGCTGCTGGAAACCGGGCTCGGCGGAAGACTCGACGCCACCAACGTCATCGACCGGCCGGCCGCGACCGTAATCACGCCAGTCAGTATGGACCATACGGAATTTCTCGGTAACACGCTGACCGCGATCGCCGGCGAGAAGGCCGCCATCATCAAGCGCGGTGCGCCGGTGATCTGCGCGGAGCAGGCGCCGGAGGCGATGGCGGTGATCGAGGCGCAGGCCGACCGCATGCGCGCGCCGTTGCATGCTGCCGGGCAGCAATGGCATGTCGGTGTCGAGCGCGGGCGGCTGGTCTATCAGGACGAGCGGGGCCTGATGGATCTTGCGGCGCCAAAGCTGTTCGGGCGGCATCAATTCGACAATGCCGGCCTTGCCATCGCCACGCTGCGCGCGATCGAGGCGTTCAGGATCGGAATGGCGGCGTTCGAGGCCGGCATCGTTGGTGCAGAATGGCCGGCGCGGATGCAACGGCTGGTCTCGGGCGCACTGGTCGATCAGGGGCCGAAGGGCTGCGAGATCTGGCTCGATGGCGGACACAATGCGGAAGGCGGCCGCGTCGCTGCGGCCGCGCTAGGCGATCTCGAAGAGCGGGTGTCGCGGCCCCTGGTGGTGATCGCGGGCATGATGGCGAACAAGGATGCCGGCGCGTTTCTCGCCAATTTCGCAGGACTGACGCGGCACATCGTGGCGGTGCCGATCCCCGGACGCGACAATGCGATGCCGCCGGACCGGCTGGCGGATGCGGCGCGCGCGCTCGGCATGCGCGTGGAAAATGCTGCAAGCGTCGAAGCCGCGCTGCACGCGCTCTCGCGTCTCGCCTACGAAGTGCCGCCGCGGATTCTGGTCGCCGGCTCGCTCTATCTCGTCGGCCATGTGCTTGCCATCAACGGCACGCTGCCGGCATAG
- a CDS encoding lipopolysaccharide assembly protein LapA domain-containing protein, which yields MRKFFTALVVIPLGLIFIIFAVANRHFVTVSFDPFNSIDPAIAVSLPLFAVIITVAILGVAAGGIATWFRQRHWRRAARQHEADARRARAEAADLRAAAAVSRGHQQRLPAPSQYGFYGAAGRDKQGATL from the coding sequence ATGCGAAAGTTCTTCACGGCGCTGGTCGTCATTCCCTTAGGGCTGATCTTCATCATTTTCGCCGTCGCCAACCGCCATTTCGTGACGGTATCGTTCGACCCCTTCAATTCGATCGATCCGGCAATCGCGGTGAGCTTGCCGCTGTTTGCCGTGATCATCACGGTGGCCATTTTGGGGGTGGCGGCGGGCGGCATAGCGACATGGTTCCGCCAACGGCACTGGCGCCGTGCGGCGCGCCAGCATGAGGCGGATGCCCGCCGGGCAAGGGCGGAAGCGGCCGATTTACGGGCCGCGGCGGCAGTTTCGCGGGGCCATCAGCAGCGGCTTCCGGCACCGTCCCAGTATGGCTTCTACGGGGCCGCCGGGCGAGACAAGCAGGGCGCGACGTTGTAG
- the sppA gene encoding signal peptide peptidase SppA gives MSLDSDVIVDRRRIRRKLTFWRIMAGLVTIAAIVAAGAIATTSGPAALTPSGSIARVNIEGLIRSDQQRVEALERLEKSSHAAVIVHINSPGGTTAGSEQLYDSLVRLKAKKPLVVVVEGLAASGGYISAMAADHIVARQSSLVGSIGVLFQYPNFTELMKTVGVKVEEVKSSPLKAAPNGFEPTSPEARAALDALVKDSYAWFRGLVRERRGMDEALLEKVADGRVFTGRQAVELKLVDQLGDEKAAVAWLVAEKKIKKDLPVRDYKLNPQLGDLTFLRTAASIAFEALGLSSIARQIEQAGVAQAVDQLALDGMLALWRPAASN, from the coding sequence ATGTCGCTCGATTCGGACGTGATCGTCGATCGCCGCAGGATCCGCCGGAAGCTCACGTTCTGGCGCATCATGGCTGGCCTGGTGACCATCGCGGCGATCGTCGCCGCCGGTGCAATCGCGACAACGAGCGGGCCGGCTGCCCTGACCCCATCGGGGTCGATCGCGCGTGTCAATATCGAAGGGCTGATCCGCAGCGACCAGCAGCGCGTCGAGGCGCTGGAGCGGCTGGAGAAATCGAGCCATGCTGCGGTTATCGTGCACATCAACTCGCCGGGCGGCACCACGGCCGGCTCCGAGCAGCTCTACGACTCGCTGGTGCGCCTGAAGGCCAAGAAACCGCTCGTCGTGGTGGTGGAGGGGCTGGCCGCGTCGGGTGGTTACATCTCGGCGATGGCCGCCGATCATATCGTCGCCCGGCAGAGCTCGCTGGTCGGATCGATCGGCGTGCTGTTTCAATATCCGAATTTCACCGAGCTGATGAAGACCGTGGGCGTCAAGGTCGAGGAGGTGAAATCCTCGCCGTTGAAGGCCGCGCCCAATGGTTTCGAGCCGACCAGTCCTGAAGCGCGCGCTGCGCTCGACGCGCTGGTGAAGGATTCCTATGCCTGGTTCCGCGGCCTGGTGAGGGAGCGGCGCGGCATGGATGAGGCGCTACTGGAAAAAGTCGCGGACGGACGGGTCTTCACCGGCCGCCAGGCGGTCGAACTGAAACTGGTCGATCAGCTCGGCGATGAAAAAGCAGCCGTTGCATGGCTGGTCGCCGAGAAGAAGATCAAGAAAGATCTGCCGGTGCGCGATTACAAGCTGAATCCGCAGCTTGGCGACCTGACGTTTCTGCGAACGGCGGCTTCCATCGCGTTCGAGGCGCTCGGTTTGAGTTCCATTGCACGCCAGATTGAACAGGCCGGCGTCGCCCAGGCGGTCGATCAGCTCGCGCTCGACGGCATGCTGGCATTGTGGCGCCCCGCAGCCTCCAACTGA
- a CDS encoding class I SAM-dependent methyltransferase — protein MTDTLDRLEREFLPSPPARILELGCGNGMSWSLLMAGKGYEVHGVDISGTAIVWAKEQFAERGLSGAFREGNVCEMPFIRDASFDIVMDGSCLHCLVGCDRTRCLQEVHRTLRPDGVFVVSTMCGLPKSDEAKARFDAANFQLLQNGRPYRTLKPLTDIERELMDAGFEVRDSRVSVNSWWDHVTMVCRVGDGQNSSR, from the coding sequence ATGACCGACACGCTCGATCGGCTCGAGCGGGAATTCCTGCCCTCACCACCGGCGAGAATTCTCGAGCTCGGCTGCGGCAACGGCATGTCGTGGTCACTGCTGATGGCCGGAAAGGGCTACGAGGTGCACGGCGTCGACATTTCGGGAACGGCGATCGTCTGGGCAAAAGAGCAATTCGCCGAACGCGGGCTTTCCGGCGCTTTCCGGGAAGGCAATGTTTGCGAGATGCCGTTCATCCGCGACGCGTCGTTCGATATCGTGATGGACGGCAGTTGCCTGCATTGTCTGGTCGGCTGCGATCGAACCCGGTGCCTTCAGGAAGTTCATCGAACCCTTCGACCCGATGGCGTCTTCGTCGTCAGCACCATGTGCGGCTTGCCGAAATCCGACGAGGCCAAGGCGCGCTTCGACGCGGCAAACTTTCAGCTATTGCAGAACGGCCGTCCGTACCGAACGCTGAAGCCGCTGACGGATATTGAACGCGAACTGATGGACGCGGGCTTCGAGGTGCGGGACAGCAGAGTGAGCGTCAATTCCTGGTGGGATCATGTCACGATGGTTTGCCGCGTCGGAGACGGTCAAAATTCATCCAGGTAA
- a CDS encoding integration host factor subunit beta, which translates to MIKSELVQRIAEHNPHLYQRDVENIVNAILDEIVAALARGDRVELRGFGAFSVKHRPARAGRNPRTGAHVPVDQKSVPFFKTGKEMRERLNRDNGSPEAGA; encoded by the coding sequence ATGATCAAATCCGAACTTGTTCAGCGCATCGCCGAGCACAACCCGCACCTCTATCAGCGGGATGTGGAGAACATTGTGAACGCGATCCTCGATGAGATCGTCGCTGCCTTGGCGCGCGGCGACCGTGTCGAGCTGCGCGGCTTCGGCGCCTTCTCGGTCAAGCATCGCCCGGCGCGGGCGGGGCGCAATCCGCGCACCGGCGCCCATGTGCCGGTCGACCAGAAGAGCGTCCCGTTCTTCAAGACGGGCAAGGAAATGCGCGAGCGGCTGAACCGCGACAACGGCTCTCCCGAGGCCGGCGCGTAA
- a CDS encoding metallophosphoesterase family protein: protein MRFAAIADVHGNYLALEAVLADIRALGIGEIVNLGDMASGPLDARRTMDALMALDAAHVLGNHDRYLIGRPPEKMGSWDRPAHAQLEERHLDWLRAVPKTAVFRDRVFLCHATPEHDEVYWLETVLPDGTLRMSSLDEIEERARGVTQSLILCAHTHLARAVRLRDGRLIVNPGSVGSPGYRDVHPFPHVVEAGTPDARYAILELADGAWRVTFRHVPYDHGAMAALAQRNDQAELASALATGWIR, encoded by the coding sequence ATGCGTTTTGCCGCCATTGCCGACGTGCACGGAAATTATCTCGCGCTGGAAGCCGTGCTGGCCGACATCCGCGCGCTGGGCATTGGCGAAATCGTCAATCTCGGCGACATGGCGAGCGGACCGCTCGACGCGCGACGCACCATGGATGCGCTGATGGCGCTCGACGCCGCTCACGTACTAGGCAATCATGATCGGTATCTGATCGGCCGGCCGCCGGAGAAGATGGGATCATGGGACCGGCCGGCGCACGCGCAGCTCGAAGAGCGCCATCTCGATTGGCTGCGCGCGGTGCCGAAGACGGCCGTGTTTCGCGATCGGGTCTTCCTCTGCCATGCAACGCCCGAGCATGACGAGGTCTACTGGCTGGAAACGGTGTTGCCCGACGGCACCTTGCGAATGTCATCGCTGGATGAAATCGAGGAGCGCGCGCGGGGCGTCACGCAGTCCCTGATCCTCTGCGCGCACACCCATCTTGCCCGCGCGGTCAGGCTTCGCGATGGCCGATTGATCGTCAACCCCGGCAGCGTCGGCTCGCCCGGCTATCGCGACGTGCATCCCTTTCCGCATGTCGTCGAAGCCGGCACGCCGGATGCGCGTTATGCGATCCTCGAACTTGCTGACGGCGCCTGGCGCGTCACGTTCCGGCATGTGCCGTATGATCACGGCGCGATGGCTGCGCTCGCGCAACGGAACGATCAGGCCGAACTCGCCAGCGCGCTAGCGACAGGATGGATCAGATAG
- the cmk gene encoding (d)CMP kinase, with product MIIAIDGPAASGKGTLGKRLAHHYGYRHLDTGVIYRAVAKALLDEGFDLTDEARAVAVAMELDPEKFGHPELKTQRIGDAASVVSAIPSVREALVNFQRQFAAGPPGAVLDGRDIGTVICPNADVKIFVVADPQVRARRRTLEARARGEEADEALVLADILKRDERDRNRAAAPLKAADDAHVLDNSNLDIEAGVRAAIAIVEAVRAQRK from the coding sequence ATGATCATCGCCATCGACGGACCGGCGGCATCCGGCAAGGGCACGCTCGGCAAACGCCTCGCTCATCATTACGGCTATCGCCACCTTGATACCGGCGTGATCTATCGCGCGGTGGCGAAGGCGTTGCTGGACGAGGGGTTCGATCTGACGGACGAGGCGCGGGCGGTCGCTGTCGCGATGGAGCTTGATCCCGAGAAGTTCGGACATCCAGAGCTGAAGACGCAACGGATTGGGGACGCCGCCTCAGTGGTGTCGGCGATCCCCAGCGTGCGTGAGGCGCTGGTCAATTTTCAGCGCCAGTTCGCGGCCGGTCCGCCGGGCGCCGTGCTTGACGGGCGCGACATCGGAACCGTGATCTGCCCGAATGCCGACGTAAAGATTTTCGTAGTCGCCGATCCGCAGGTGCGGGCTCGCCGCCGGACGCTCGAAGCCCGCGCGCGGGGCGAGGAGGCCGATGAGGCGCTGGTGTTGGCCGATATCCTCAAGCGCGATGAGCGGGACCGCAATCGCGCTGCCGCCCCGCTCAAGGCGGCCGACGACGCCCACGTCCTGGATAATTCCAATCTCGACATCGAGGCCGGCGTTCGCGCCGCAATTGCCATCGTCGAGGCCGTCCGCGCCCAGCGGAAATAG